One Natronococcus sp. CG52 DNA window includes the following coding sequences:
- a CDS encoding cupredoxin domain-containing protein — translation MVRETARRRVLQMIGGAILIGLGSAPVSAQEDDEALEPDTQILLEALTEGWVGVEPEEIADEENPTLTLQDGESYEIGWEEGDGEPHNIELVDENDEVVEDYETEEATEGGDDQFIEFDATDEIVEYVCRVHPETMRGEIEIQ, via the coding sequence ATGGTACGAGAGACAGCACGACGGCGAGTTCTTCAGATGATCGGCGGAGCGATTCTAATCGGGTTGGGAAGTGCGCCTGTAAGTGCACAAGAAGACGATGAAGCTCTCGAGCCCGATACACAGATTTTGCTCGAAGCCCTGACCGAAGGCTGGGTCGGCGTTGAGCCAGAAGAGATTGCGGACGAAGAGAATCCGACACTCACGCTGCAGGACGGTGAATCGTATGAAATTGGCTGGGAAGAAGGCGACGGCGAGCCGCACAATATCGAGCTCGTCGATGAGAATGACGAAGTCGTCGAAGACTACGAGACCGAAGAAGCAACCGAAGGCGGCGATGATCAGTTCATCGAGTTCGACGCGACCGATGAAATCGTCGAATACGTCTGCCGGGTTCACCCCGAGACGATGCGCGGCGAAATCGAAATCCAGTAA
- a CDS encoding twin-arginine translocation signal domain-containing protein, which produces MANNDEQRDDSAEVRSIRRSVSPNRRYEHMSRTSRRRFLQAAATTSAVVGFSTPSIAHDH; this is translated from the coding sequence ATGGCTAACAATGACGAGCAGAGGGATGACTCAGCAGAAGTCCGTAGTATACGGCGATCAGTATCCCCCAACCGGCGGTACGAGCACATGTCACGAACCTCCCGGCGGCGGTTCTTACAAGCCGCAGCAACTACCAGCGCAGTAGTCGGGTTCAGTACCCCCAGCATTGCCCATGATCATTAG
- a CDS encoding M14 family zinc carboxypeptidase, with translation MDRRNTLKLIGSVAGVGLFGATTATANETWAREETKRFLTHEEVQDLLGNFERRARVPFETEVIGESLEGRELTVAKVGSGDTDVFFASEQHGNEPTGTEALLRVLRRLSAGHDILDELTIHGLPMVNPDGAMRNQRENARPDDYCYEDPFFGEQCGPADPNRQHYFELPEEILPGPKPDENPSPETQAMLDYVLDLDPLWVADLHTQGGMYYDEEEVPGDMFHASNFWPIADEADPDAVEISQRLNVAMYDEVDGFGNAQLSVYPGGNTVNIGRNAYATYGYGSILCEMTGQLDDRGEAMEGQLTRIMAAECETILEETADGSLYDRDPARVDEIPDRPFDAGDWPWEETE, from the coding sequence ATGGATCGACGAAATACACTCAAGCTGATCGGCTCAGTAGCAGGCGTGGGTCTGTTCGGTGCGACGACTGCGACCGCGAACGAGACGTGGGCTCGCGAAGAGACGAAGCGGTTCCTCACTCACGAAGAGGTTCAGGATCTACTAGGTAACTTTGAGCGACGAGCTCGCGTACCGTTCGAGACCGAGGTCATCGGTGAAAGCCTCGAGGGACGCGAACTCACCGTCGCCAAGGTCGGCAGCGGCGACACCGACGTCTTCTTCGCGTCTGAGCAACACGGGAACGAGCCGACCGGCACCGAGGCGCTCCTGCGGGTGCTCCGACGTCTCTCGGCCGGCCACGATATCCTCGACGAACTCACGATCCACGGCCTGCCGATGGTCAACCCCGACGGCGCCATGCGTAACCAGCGCGAGAACGCCCGTCCGGACGACTATTGTTACGAAGATCCGTTCTTCGGAGAGCAGTGTGGCCCTGCCGACCCGAACCGTCAGCACTACTTCGAACTTCCCGAGGAGATCCTTCCCGGACCGAAACCCGACGAGAACCCCTCACCCGAGACCCAGGCGATGCTCGATTACGTGCTCGATCTCGACCCGTTGTGGGTCGCCGACCTCCACACGCAGGGAGGGATGTACTACGACGAAGAGGAGGTTCCGGGAGATATGTTCCACGCGTCGAACTTCTGGCCGATTGCGGACGAGGCCGACCCCGACGCAGTCGAGATCTCGCAACGGCTCAACGTCGCGATGTACGACGAGGTCGACGGCTTCGGGAACGCTCAGCTGTCGGTCTATCCGGGAGGAAATACGGTTAACATCGGGCGCAACGCCTACGCCACCTACGGCTACGGAAGTATCCTGTGCGAGATGACCGGCCAGCTCGACGATCGCGGCGAGGCGATGGAGGGACAGCTGACCCGAATCATGGCCGCGGAGTGCGAAACCATCCTCGAGGAGACCGCCGACGGGTCGCTCTACGACCGCGATCCCGCCCGCGTCGATGAAATCCCAGATCGGCCCTTCGACGCCGGCGACTGGCCGTGGGAAGAGACGGAGTAG
- a CDS encoding transposase translates to MCSATLQDAPSVETFFNVVETETLALFEHLSFEFLEELDVFAPAETGRTRDHEPPEMMRGFLHCYYHDIYGIRPVERELRNTVVWLSCGFDRPPSRDAVDRFLTDLEHVVDEIFDHLVEQAAAGGLLDLTYCIDSTDVRTMPADQDASKCYDPTAEEYYYGYGCTIVSTGQKIPIAAEFTESKQAPEETAMRVTRDALAVEQPIWMIGDSAYDTLDWHDPCGQQVVVPVAPYNARNTDHPKDIEYRVEDRIEKLSEDVQLKQATLDETYNRRSGVERTNDAVKDCGLGHVRARGRVHARAQVFLALCLRLVVAITNYERGDNPGSTVITV, encoded by the coding sequence ATGTGTTCAGCGACCCTGCAAGATGCTCCTTCGGTAGAGACGTTCTTCAATGTCGTGGAGACAGAGACGCTAGCGTTGTTTGAGCATCTCTCCTTCGAGTTTCTCGAAGAGCTCGACGTGTTCGCCCCGGCGGAGACGGGGCGAACACGAGACCACGAACCACCCGAGATGATGCGTGGCTTCCTTCATTGCTACTACCACGACATCTATGGAATTCGTCCCGTCGAACGAGAGCTTCGAAACACAGTCGTCTGGCTCAGCTGTGGCTTCGATCGACCGCCGTCGAGAGACGCGGTCGATCGCTTTCTCACTGATCTCGAACACGTCGTTGATGAGATCTTCGACCATCTCGTCGAGCAAGCCGCGGCAGGCGGCCTGCTCGACCTGACCTACTGCATCGATTCGACCGACGTGAGAACAATGCCCGCCGATCAAGATGCGTCGAAATGCTACGATCCAACCGCTGAAGAATACTACTACGGCTATGGCTGTACGATCGTCTCGACCGGACAAAAGATCCCTATCGCCGCGGAATTCACTGAGAGCAAACAAGCGCCAGAAGAGACGGCGATGCGCGTCACACGTGACGCGCTCGCCGTCGAACAGCCGATCTGGATGATCGGGGATAGTGCCTACGACACGCTCGACTGGCACGACCCCTGCGGCCAGCAAGTGGTCGTGCCAGTCGCTCCGTACAACGCACGAAACACTGACCACCCGAAAGACATCGAGTACAGGGTCGAAGACCGAATCGAGAAACTCAGCGAGGACGTGCAGCTGAAGCAAGCGACACTAGACGAGACGTACAACCGACGGAGTGGAGTCGAACGAACCAACGACGCAGTCAAGGACTGCGGCCTCGGGCACGTTCGCGCCCGAGGCCGCGTCCACGCACGAGCGCAGGTGTTCCTCGCGCTGTGTCTTCGCCTCGTCGTCGCAATCACCAACTACGAACGAGGAGACAATCCAGGAAGTACCGTGATCACGGTGTGA
- a CDS encoding CopG family transcriptional regulator, with protein sequence MGRVNATVSDEHLAQVEQVKQSADSDMLAELRNEYESRITDLEQDVERLRNEKRTLINDREERTELVEYVEKEKSLSERKAQAGIVTRAKWFITRMPAEGE encoded by the coding sequence ATGGGCCGTGTCAATGCTACCGTAAGTGACGAACATCTTGCGCAAGTCGAGCAAGTCAAACAATCGGCAGACAGCGACATGTTGGCAGAGTTGCGCAACGAGTACGAGAGTCGTATCACAGACCTTGAGCAAGACGTCGAACGACTGCGCAACGAGAAACGCACGCTCATCAACGATCGCGAAGAGCGCACGGAGCTGGTGGAGTACGTGGAAAAAGAAAAGAGTCTCTCCGAGCGCAAGGCCCAAGCCGGGATCGTCACGCGCGCGAAGTGGTTCATCACCAGGATGCCAGCCGAGGGAGAATAA
- a CDS encoding tyrosine-type recombinase/integrase produces MASYAQYLSQRVDAGKSREAESRITAATAWTYYDYVSAFLSYCVRWDYLEENSAQKGIALDELPPRPKKKSGDQQFWSPEDRKALVRYADRRVHDAVDEKGLDSLEELRDRALVYVLAYSGARGGEVLSDPRDDRRTGLRCGDVDLENNQLNVLGKNQQRKEVQLPPQAHGSIERLEHALEPESPAWPVFVTSHAPSLYSNLPDNVDPSAGESLELQRKHGVVPPSLSTNGGRSVLKRLCDDAEIDVDGDYLKPHGARRGVGEAVYREHGAAAAQRVLRHADPRTTSQMYAHIEASELAEETAEVFENE; encoded by the coding sequence ATGGCGAGTTACGCGCAGTACCTCTCCCAGCGCGTCGACGCCGGAAAGTCCCGCGAAGCCGAGAGCAGAATCACTGCGGCAACGGCATGGACGTACTACGACTACGTCTCGGCGTTTCTGTCCTACTGTGTTCGGTGGGACTATCTCGAAGAAAACTCGGCACAGAAAGGAATCGCACTCGATGAGCTGCCGCCACGGCCGAAGAAGAAGAGCGGCGACCAGCAGTTCTGGTCGCCCGAGGATCGGAAGGCCCTGGTTCGGTACGCCGATCGCCGAGTTCACGACGCCGTCGACGAGAAGGGTCTCGACTCACTCGAGGAACTCCGAGATCGCGCGCTCGTGTACGTCCTCGCGTACTCCGGGGCTCGGGGCGGCGAAGTCCTGAGCGATCCACGCGACGACCGGCGCACCGGCCTGCGATGTGGCGACGTCGACCTCGAGAACAACCAACTCAACGTCCTCGGGAAGAATCAGCAACGCAAGGAGGTCCAACTCCCACCTCAGGCACACGGCTCGATCGAGCGCCTCGAGCACGCCCTCGAGCCGGAGTCGCCGGCATGGCCGGTCTTCGTGACGAGTCACGCACCGTCGCTGTACAGTAATCTCCCGGACAACGTGGACCCATCCGCGGGCGAATCGCTCGAGTTACAGCGGAAACACGGCGTGGTCCCGCCGTCGCTCTCGACGAACGGCGGCCGGTCCGTCCTGAAACGGCTGTGCGACGACGCCGAGATCGACGTCGACGGCGATTACCTGAAACCGCACGGCGCGAGGCGTGGCGTCGGTGAAGCTGTCTATCGCGAGCACGGCGCGGCGGCAGCACAACGAGTGCTCCGACACGCTGACCCGCGGACGACGTCACAGATGTACGCTCATATCGAGGCGAGCGAACTAGCCGAGGAAACGGCGGAGGTGTTCGAGAACGAGTGA
- a CDS encoding DUF7344 domain-containing protein, giving the protein MGREDHASVDDTFSLIAHPRQRLVLQYFKQHTNPVALDDLAARVARWEQTATEPSDEEISRVRTTLQETHLPNLVEAGVIDYDPDDHTIRHDRAAIAASMETASSVMEFLWHPEKGVED; this is encoded by the coding sequence ATGGGACGCGAAGACCATGCGTCGGTAGACGACACCTTCAGTCTGATCGCACACCCCCGCCAGCGGCTCGTCCTTCAGTATTTCAAACAGCACACGAACCCCGTGGCACTCGATGACCTCGCGGCCCGGGTTGCCCGCTGGGAGCAAACTGCGACCGAACCCTCGGATGAGGAGATCAGTCGCGTTCGGACGACTCTCCAGGAGACGCATCTCCCAAACTTAGTGGAGGCAGGCGTGATCGACTATGATCCTGACGACCACACGATCAGGCACGATAGGGCCGCGATTGCGGCGTCGATGGAAACCGCGAGCAGCGTCATGGAATTTCTGTGGCACCCCGAAAAGGGGGTCGAGGACTGA
- a CDS encoding HalOD1 output domain-containing protein: MSTTVIETIAARDGVDPVELEHPLYEATDPDALDALFAPPRTGMARSDGRLQFSYCGYDVIVRSDGDVTVTDPAEPAA, encoded by the coding sequence GTGAGTACCACGGTTATCGAGACGATCGCGGCCCGTGACGGCGTCGATCCAGTCGAACTCGAACACCCGTTGTACGAGGCGACCGACCCGGACGCGTTAGACGCCCTCTTTGCTCCACCACGGACAGGGATGGCTCGTTCGGATGGTCGGCTCCAGTTCAGCTACTGTGGATACGACGTTATCGTCAGGAGTGACGGGGACGTTACTGTCACCGATCCAGCCGAACCAGCAGCGTAG
- a CDS encoding antibiotic biosynthesis monooxygenase codes for MVYSLQRAVVGDYEEWKAIVEELADRRAESGSQGGQLFKSPANPNEIVVLFEWESEEKAREFMEEVIPAKQWDRARIHSYEIHFLEHVEDLDA; via the coding sequence ATGGTCTATTCACTCCAACGAGCGGTGGTCGGCGACTACGAGGAATGGAAGGCAATCGTGGAGGAGTTAGCAGACCGGCGTGCCGAAAGCGGGTCCCAGGGAGGTCAACTCTTCAAATCGCCAGCGAACCCGAACGAGATCGTCGTTCTTTTTGAGTGGGAATCTGAAGAAAAAGCCCGCGAGTTCATGGAGGAAGTCATCCCTGCGAAACAGTGGGATCGCGCTCGCATCCACTCGTATGAGATACACTTCCTGGAGCACGTCGAAGACCTCGATGCCTAA
- a CDS encoding ISH3 family transposase, which translates to MSKQAKQADGSIHEDQLRNFLVKGVDEEIDLDLGKNAEVDAKDIYEVLVGACADGTSVSELCENSNDSPHQNTVLYHLREKFDLESVEQVGNTLLQKDALAVLPEQVEVCVDLHLRPYYGDENDTDGLYHSEAKRGTTAFHAYATLYARVQNKRYTLAVRRLTDGDTASSVLAEFLGILDGLDLSVKAVYLDREFYDSKCLTLLQAHNHAYVMPIIRWGQTIKQELSEGWSRVIQHDLTAKLDGHSWTVEFPVYIDCTYQNGRYDEHGVARHGYAADAPFIDSPRDARYHYAKRFGIEATYRLSEQSIATTTTQNPVVRLLYVVVSLLLQNVWRYLRWEYVATPRRGGRRLWSWSFKEFIKMVCRVAWTARRTTRAVPANRPPDDRFHR; encoded by the coding sequence GTGTCCAAGCAAGCAAAGCAAGCGGACGGTTCAATCCACGAGGACCAGCTCCGTAACTTCCTCGTCAAGGGAGTTGACGAGGAAATTGATCTTGATCTCGGCAAGAATGCAGAGGTAGACGCAAAAGACATCTATGAGGTCCTCGTCGGCGCGTGCGCCGACGGGACCTCGGTTTCGGAGCTTTGTGAGAACAGCAACGATTCACCTCACCAAAACACCGTTCTGTACCATCTCCGCGAGAAATTCGATCTTGAGTCGGTTGAACAGGTTGGAAACACGCTTCTCCAGAAGGACGCACTCGCTGTCCTTCCTGAGCAGGTGGAGGTCTGTGTAGACCTCCACCTGCGGCCCTACTATGGTGATGAAAACGACACAGACGGCCTCTATCACTCGGAAGCGAAACGTGGAACCACTGCGTTCCATGCCTATGCTACTCTCTACGCGCGTGTACAGAACAAACGCTATACGCTGGCGGTGCGCCGTCTCACCGACGGCGACACCGCCAGCAGCGTCCTCGCGGAGTTTCTCGGGATTCTTGATGGCCTTGACCTCAGCGTCAAGGCCGTCTATCTTGACCGTGAATTCTACGATAGCAAGTGTCTCACGCTGCTTCAGGCGCACAACCACGCGTACGTGATGCCGATCATCCGCTGGGGACAAACGATCAAGCAGGAACTCTCGGAAGGCTGGAGCCGCGTTATCCAGCACGATCTGACGGCGAAACTCGACGGTCACAGCTGGACCGTCGAGTTTCCCGTCTACATCGACTGTACCTACCAAAACGGGCGGTACGACGAACATGGGGTGGCGCGTCACGGCTACGCCGCTGACGCGCCGTTTATCGACTCACCACGCGACGCCCGATACCACTACGCGAAACGCTTCGGTATCGAGGCGACGTACCGGCTCTCCGAGCAAAGCATTGCAACGACGACAACGCAAAATCCGGTGGTTCGGCTGTTGTACGTCGTGGTGAGTCTGCTGTTACAGAACGTCTGGCGGTACTTGCGCTGGGAGTACGTGGCGACGCCCCGCCGTGGCGGGCGTCGCCTCTGGTCCTGGTCGTTCAAGGAGTTCATCAAGATGGTGTGCCGGGTAGCATGGACGGCCCGACGCACCACGAGGGCCGTCCCTGCAAATCGGCCACCAGACGATCGGTTCCACCGCTAA
- a CDS encoding helix-turn-helix domain-containing protein, translating to MIVITDISIPAHAFPLGRVLEEYPNVEIELERIVPLREAIIPLFWVDAESADHIEETLEDDPLTMSVAQLTQTDSRILYEIQWSTDIDGLVQSLIETNARILEAEGTADVWDFRLQFRSREDLSAFRDACEAHDIPLTLRRLYNPALPEDGGQLSADQYETLISAYRGGYFEVPRGTSMDALATEFDISDSAVSQRIRRGTAALIAETLLTNYNSGHS from the coding sequence ATGATCGTCATTACCGACATTAGTATCCCTGCCCATGCGTTCCCGCTAGGCCGGGTGCTTGAAGAGTACCCGAACGTCGAGATCGAATTAGAACGAATCGTCCCGTTGCGCGAAGCGATCATCCCCCTGTTCTGGGTGGATGCTGAGAGCGCGGACCACATCGAGGAGACACTCGAAGATGATCCGTTGACGATGAGCGTCGCGCAACTCACCCAGACCGACTCGCGGATTCTCTACGAAATCCAGTGGAGTACCGACATCGATGGACTCGTCCAGTCGCTTATCGAGACCAATGCCCGCATTCTGGAAGCCGAGGGCACCGCCGACGTGTGGGACTTCCGATTGCAGTTCAGAAGTCGCGAGGACCTGAGTGCGTTTCGTGACGCCTGCGAGGCCCACGACATCCCGCTCACGTTGCGACGCTTGTACAATCCAGCGCTGCCCGAAGACGGCGGGCAGCTCTCGGCCGACCAGTATGAGACGCTCATTTCGGCCTACCGAGGGGGCTATTTCGAGGTGCCACGCGGGACCTCAATGGATGCGCTCGCTACGGAGTTCGACATCAGCGACAGTGCGGTCTCCCAGCGGATCCGTCGGGGAACAGCCGCGCTCATCGCTGAAACCTTGCTCACGAACTACAACAGCGGGCATTCCTGA
- a CDS encoding alkaline phosphatase D family protein: MSDTNETDTSTDDPDDERRTFLQAVGGTAATVTGLSSTVSATEQNGASGRDTVPLTHGVASGEVTAKTAVVWARATDKSTLHVEFSSDETFSPSRQQHTTVDSTTDFTGQVRLTGFKSATRYYYRVWATAGDGVNGSDTRSAPDTATTGTFVTAPGSTDEERVMFAWSGDTWGYGDNPVEPPFPGLRTIAEREPDFFLYHGDTIYADAQTPAGKITENTPIDDALEIYRAKYKEMRDPPAEVAERTYLRELLESTSVYTVWDDHEVINNFAGPIEPLMPEGRRAFREYWPLDRDADARPGDSNRFYDSFRWGKHVELFIIDTRQYRDPNVERDSKTLLGDEQLEWLKNALADSDATWKILASPAPLGHPSDSWATPADRTGYETELFEVVEHIQTEPISNLVVVAGDIHKSVVGAYDPDGDGEFEFFEAIAGPLGAPAGLPEDLYPPLNPTEFFAKGEYANFGTVEVDELGDELTIGIYDEEGTEQFSKTIHTSDINPETESVDRIESTFDEDADGWLISQNGGSDHPNYRESDGNPGGHICDAESQGGVAWYYQAPFKFLGDREEFYGGTLSFDLRQARTDQQFDAEPTEGGDILLAGGGKKIVYEFRDSDATPGEEWSAFEAPLTADAIWVDVTSEEPLATEETFRSVLSDLEVLRIRGEYRSGDDTSYLDNVVLTAE; the protein is encoded by the coding sequence ATGTCTGATACGAACGAGACGGATACGAGCACCGACGATCCGGATGACGAACGTCGAACCTTCCTTCAGGCCGTCGGCGGAACGGCAGCGACCGTGACTGGTCTCTCTAGTACCGTAAGTGCGACCGAGCAAAACGGAGCGAGCGGACGCGACACAGTTCCTCTAACCCACGGTGTAGCGTCAGGTGAAGTTACGGCCAAGACGGCCGTCGTCTGGGCACGAGCGACCGACAAGTCGACCCTTCACGTGGAGTTTAGTTCCGACGAGACGTTCTCGCCCTCCCGGCAGCAACACACCACCGTGGACTCCACAACCGACTTCACCGGCCAGGTTCGCCTAACGGGGTTCAAATCGGCAACGCGGTACTACTATCGCGTCTGGGCGACCGCCGGTGACGGGGTGAACGGCTCCGACACGCGATCTGCTCCGGATACGGCGACCACGGGGACGTTCGTCACGGCGCCCGGATCCACCGATGAGGAGCGTGTGATGTTCGCCTGGAGTGGCGACACGTGGGGCTACGGGGATAACCCCGTTGAACCGCCCTTCCCGGGACTTCGAACGATCGCGGAGCGAGAGCCGGACTTCTTCCTCTATCACGGGGACACTATCTACGCCGACGCACAGACGCCGGCCGGGAAAATCACCGAGAACACGCCGATCGACGACGCGCTCGAGATCTACCGGGCCAAATACAAGGAGATGCGCGATCCGCCGGCTGAAGTCGCCGAGCGGACGTATCTACGAGAACTGCTCGAATCGACGTCGGTGTACACGGTATGGGACGACCACGAAGTCATCAACAACTTCGCAGGCCCGATCGAACCGCTGATGCCCGAGGGGCGGCGGGCTTTTCGCGAGTACTGGCCGCTCGACCGGGACGCTGACGCCCGACCCGGCGACTCCAATCGGTTTTACGACTCGTTCCGCTGGGGAAAACACGTCGAGCTGTTCATCATCGACACGCGCCAGTACCGCGATCCGAACGTCGAACGCGACTCGAAGACGCTGCTCGGCGACGAGCAACTCGAGTGGCTGAAAAACGCACTCGCGGACTCCGATGCGACGTGGAAGATCCTCGCTTCGCCGGCTCCGCTGGGACACCCGTCGGATTCGTGGGCGACCCCGGCGGACCGAACTGGCTACGAGACGGAACTCTTCGAGGTCGTCGAACACATCCAGACGGAGCCGATTTCGAATCTGGTCGTCGTCGCCGGAGACATCCACAAGTCGGTCGTCGGTGCGTACGATCCGGACGGTGACGGCGAGTTCGAATTCTTCGAAGCTATCGCCGGTCCGCTCGGCGCACCCGCCGGCCTGCCGGAGGACCTCTATCCGCCGCTCAATCCGACGGAGTTCTTTGCCAAGGGCGAGTACGCTAACTTCGGCACCGTCGAGGTCGACGAATTGGGCGACGAACTGACGATCGGCATTTACGACGAGGAAGGGACGGAGCAGTTCTCGAAGACGATCCACACGTCAGATATCAACCCGGAGACCGAGTCTGTAGACCGCATCGAGAGCACGTTCGACGAGGACGCCGACGGCTGGCTCATCTCGCAAAACGGCGGGAGCGACCATCCGAACTATCGTGAGAGCGATGGTAATCCCGGCGGGCATATCTGTGACGCGGAAAGTCAGGGAGGGGTTGCTTGGTATTATCAAGCACCGTTCAAGTTCCTCGGCGACCGTGAAGAGTTTTACGGCGGAACGCTCTCGTTCGACCTTCGGCAGGCCCGAACCGACCAACAGTTCGACGCCGAACCCACGGAAGGCGGCGATATACTGCTCGCGGGTGGCGGGAAGAAAATCGTCTACGAGTTCCGCGATTCGGATGCGACCCCCGGCGAAGAATGGTCCGCGTTCGAGGCACCGCTCACGGCAGATGCTATCTGGGTCGACGTCACGAGCGAAGAGCCGCTCGCAACTGAAGAGACGTTCCGGTCCGTTCTGAGCGATTTAGAGGTCCTCCGTATCCGCGGGGAGTATCGGTCCGGAGACGATACGAGTTACCTCGATAACGTCGTCCTCACCGCAGAGTAA
- a CDS encoding DUF7344 domain-containing protein, protein MFDDPADEAVDDVSPNPTEEQAHAAAKAKAVDDTATSPDRRVIDPEEARNTNFSPSVVFGILADERQQYALYYLTDHGGTAILEKIAKHLAAWENRTTVELATAEMSNRVYAGLHHADLPKLEDYGFIEFDRETGTVTLTEHGEQIDSSLEFAKQRKTNEYLGAPGQDSLGSSQTGTHSEEDHDHDN, encoded by the coding sequence ATGTTTGATGATCCAGCTGACGAGGCGGTCGACGACGTATCGCCCAACCCGACGGAAGAACAAGCGCACGCGGCTGCGAAAGCAAAAGCGGTCGACGACACGGCGACGTCACCCGACCGCCGTGTCATCGACCCAGAGGAAGCGCGCAACACGAATTTCTCGCCAAGCGTCGTGTTTGGTATCCTTGCGGACGAACGCCAGCAATACGCCCTCTACTATCTCACCGACCACGGTGGGACCGCGATCCTCGAGAAAATCGCCAAGCATCTGGCCGCGTGGGAGAATCGGACGACCGTCGAGTTGGCCACAGCAGAAATGTCGAATCGCGTGTACGCTGGCCTCCATCACGCGGACTTGCCGAAACTGGAAGACTACGGATTCATCGAGTTCGATCGGGAGACCGGCACGGTGACGCTCACCGAGCACGGCGAGCAGATTGACTCCTCTTTGGAGTTCGCCAAGCAGAGGAAGACCAACGAGTATCTGGGCGCGCCCGGGCAGGACTCGCTCGGCTCCTCACAGACAGGCACGCACAGCGAGGAGGATCACGACCATGACAACTGA
- a CDS encoding response regulator, with protein MSNKTPDEPVDILLVEDNPGDVRLAHEAFKSLESVIEFHIVSDGEEAVEYFDSHQSTESNPYPDLVLLDLSLPQMNGFTVLEKLDKELDYPSPPVLVLSSSQGEEDIAKSYENAANAYLTKPDDPTEFDSMAQAIEEFWLETARQPSSPS; from the coding sequence ATGAGCAACAAAACTCCCGATGAGCCAGTAGATATCCTACTCGTTGAAGACAATCCCGGCGACGTTCGCCTTGCACATGAAGCGTTCAAATCACTAGAGAGTGTAATAGAATTTCACATCGTCAGTGACGGTGAAGAGGCAGTAGAGTACTTTGATTCCCACCAGTCTACAGAATCAAACCCCTACCCTGATTTAGTTCTGTTAGATTTGAGCCTGCCACAGATGAATGGCTTCACGGTTCTTGAAAAACTCGACAAAGAGCTGGATTATCCGTCACCCCCAGTCCTCGTTCTTTCGAGTTCACAGGGTGAAGAGGACATCGCCAAAAGCTACGAAAACGCTGCAAATGCATATCTTACCAAGCCAGACGACCCAACTGAATTCGACTCAATGGCACAAGCAATCGAAGAATTCTGGCTGGAGACAGCGCGACAGCCGTCTAGTCCCTCATAG
- a CDS encoding DoxX family protein, with amino-acid sequence MSSETTHDGRDSTLNNQSRDEMYSLLGRHVKSYEEHIYFVFRVLVGLLFMQHGAQKLFGLFGGVDGSGSAAPLLGMYGVAGVIELIGGLLLVIGVLTRLVALITAGQMVVAQFIAHLPDGIVPIQNGGELGLLYIAAFLVLVLYGSGQYSLEHLFLDREIV; translated from the coding sequence ATGTCATCTGAAACCACCCACGACGGACGAGATTCAACTCTAAATAATCAGTCTAGAGACGAGATGTATTCTCTACTCGGCCGCCACGTGAAATCATATGAAGAACACATTTACTTCGTGTTTCGTGTTCTCGTCGGGCTGTTATTTATGCAACACGGCGCCCAGAAACTATTCGGTCTCTTCGGTGGCGTAGACGGAAGTGGAAGCGCTGCGCCGTTGCTCGGTATGTACGGTGTCGCCGGCGTTATTGAGCTAATCGGAGGTCTCCTCCTTGTCATCGGCGTGCTGACTCGGCTCGTCGCACTCATCACGGCTGGACAGATGGTCGTCGCTCAGTTTATCGCTCATCTTCCAGACGGAATCGTCCCGATCCAGAACGGAGGAGAACTCGGATTACTCTACATCGCAGCGTTCCTCGTCCTCGTTTTATACGGAAGTGGACAGTATAGTCTCGAGCACCTGTTTCTCGATCGCGAGATCGTTTAG